A stretch of the Notamacropus eugenii isolate mMacEug1 chromosome 2, mMacEug1.pri_v2, whole genome shotgun sequence genome encodes the following:
- the LOC140525553 gene encoding histone H4 has translation MSGRGKGGKGLGKGGAKRHRKVLRDNIQGITKPAIRRLARRGGVKRISGLIYEETRGVLKVFLENVIRDAVTYTEHAKRKTVTAMDVVYALKRQGRTLYGFGG, from the coding sequence ATGTCTGGGCGCGGTAAAGGAGGCAAAGGTCTGGGCAAAGGGGGTGCCAAGCGGCACAGGAAAGTGCTGCGGGATAACATCCAGGGCATCACCAAGCCTGCCATCCGCCGTCTGGCTCGGCGTGGGGGCGTGAAGCGTATCTCGGGGCTCATCTACGAGGAGACCCGCGGGGTGCTGAAGGTCTTCTTGGAGAACGTGATCCGCGACGCCGTCACCTACACGGAGCACGCCAAGAGGAAGACTGTCACTGCTATGGACGTGGTCTACGCTCTCAAGCGCCAGGGCCGCACTCTCTACGGTTTCGGTGGTTGA